A single Oncorhynchus nerka isolate Pitt River linkage group LG10, Oner_Uvic_2.0, whole genome shotgun sequence DNA region contains:
- the LOC115136174 gene encoding eukaryotic translation initiation factor 4E-binding protein 3-like, producing MSSNGTTSIGLNCPIPSRFEQSKDWSQLADSYSQTPGGTLFSTTPGGTRIIYDRKFLLECRNSPIARTPPCCLPHIPGVTAPAQHPLGKLKEMDENKDISADDAQFVIDI from the exons ATGTCTTCTAACGGTACCACCAGTATAGGCCTAAACTGCCCTATTCCCAGTCGCTTTGAGCAGTCAAAAGACTGGTCTCAGCTGGCCGACTCCTACAGTCAGACGCCTGGAGGCACCCTGTTCTCCACGACACCTGGAG GAACCAGGATAATCTATGACAGAAAGTTCCTGCTGGAATGTCGGAATTCACCAATCGCACGTACCCCTCCGTGCTGTCTCCCCCACATCCCAGGGGTCACGGCACCGGCCCAGCACCCTCTGGGCAAGCTGAAGGAAATGGACGAGAACAAAGACATCTCGG CTGACGATGCCCAGTTTGTGATTGACATCTGA